One window of the Pyrus communis chromosome 17, drPyrComm1.1, whole genome shotgun sequence genome contains the following:
- the LOC137723342 gene encoding uncharacterized protein, protein MGIVETLQYLESSRRIASVNDSHSEGRLVGMPMANGECSIRTQSPKLKRRKISAVRDFPPGCGRFGQLSNLGPDKEAASVGTLLTALTESLVSGGKNGDGRGAENLMPSTGQVDDTVLISGNVVSTGETVESLTALEHEIYDSLKIQHQLGAAASEEEIVAVLPDRNICSPPDRSISISKGNLLEKTAVKKYPPRRKISAVRDLPPLCGRNASLEARKFGQEKSLMHVEPSSLNTVKTNVKQTCEDIHDEEFHKSEYVENVLEISGSEVQPNCNGHVVQEMEREDEYKVNSKMNVVLEGTRKTCIEPSQKSNGCLCTKDGEHSEEKVEDETEVYQEEKSTSEKCLEVSYYNNQLHEEDFVRSEPTSNSEIVLGLMAASNCPWRKGKGVFKRKSEGGMSERKPSQQSNGCQGMGDIGISEETVGTEMVVYQAKKSPGKKCIDVSYCHNQLHKEVLGISERTMDRVVVLGLMAASNCPWRKGKEVSMRKPEDGASESKPSQESNGCQGTGGVGHSEEKVGKEMVVYQVKKSPGEKCIDVSYYHNQLYKEVLGISECTMDRVVVLGLMAASSCPWRKGKEVSMRKPEDGASESKPSQESNGCQGMGGVGHSEEKVGKEMVVYQAKETLGETCLEISYYNNQLHKEDFESSELTSDTVVVLGLMAASNCPWRKGKRVSKHKAKGGTSESVQNTLDLKCQLEGSNTVLTKVDSDIGRKSVKKIFRKARKSAYQGTSLFWDEEYSLEHDPEDLHVTPRSCYSDVSPHMFSPSSTTSKNHENNAIVNRHMVKETLRLFQALCRKLLREEEGKSKEGGISRQKIDYSALKILKDKGKYVNMGKHIGAVPGIEVGDEFHNRVELTIVGLHRLPQGGIDYVNHCGKILATSIIASGGYADDLNDSNSLIYTGQGGNVMKTYKEPEDQKLERGNLALENSLHEKNPVRVIRGSESSDGKSKTYVYDGLYLVKKRWQELGSHGKLVFKFQLDKIRDQELARKEVKKSKIIQVQEGLCIDDISLGKELIPISAVNTIDDEKPPTFVYITSMLYPDWCRPIPLKGCSCIVECSDSEKCSCAVQNGGEIPYNFDGAIVEVKPLVYECGPSCKCPPSCYNRVSQHGIKFQLQIFKTESRGWGLRSLNYIPSGSFICEYMGELLEEEKAEERIGYDEYLFDIGNNYNDNNLWDELSTLMPDALSSSFEVVYDGKFTIDAAKYGNVGRFINHSCSPNLYAQDVLYDHNENRIPHIMFFAAEDIPPMQELTYHYNYTIDSVYDSNGNIKKKSCCCGSPDCTGRLY, encoded by the coding sequence ATGGGGATCGTAGAGACATTACAATATTTGGAATCATCTAGAAGAATTGCTTCAGTTAATGATAGTCATTCTGAGGGAAGATTAGTAGGTATGCCCATGGCTAATGGGGAGTGCTCTATCCGTACCCAGTCACCTAAGTTAAAGAGGCGCAAAATCTCCGCTGTTCGTGATTTTCCCCCGGGGTGTGGACGATTTGGCCAGTTAAGCAATTTGGGACCTGATAAGGAGGCCGCTTCTGTGGGTACTTTATTGACTGCACTGACAGAAAGTTTGGTTAGTGGGGGTAAAAATGGTGATGGACGTGGTGCTGAAAATCTGATGCCCTCAACTGGTCAGGTAGATGATACTGTTTTGATTAGTGGTAACGTTGTTAGTACTGGGGAGACAGTTGAATCTTTAACAGCCTTAGAGCATGAAATATATGATTCGTTGAAGATCCAACATCAGCTTGGTGCTGCTGCTTCAGAGGAGGAGATAGTTGCTGTTCTGCCTGATAGAAATATTTGTTCACCACCTGACAGATCCATCTCTATTTCTAAAGGCAATCTTCTGGAGAAGACTGCAGTTAAAAAATATCCTCCTCGAAGAAAAATATCAGCTGTTCGTGACTTACCTCCTCTGTGTGGAAGAAATGCTTCCCTGGAAGCGAGGAAATTTGGTCAAGAAAAATCGCTTATGCATGTTGAACCATCATCATTGAACACAGTGAAGACTAATGTGAAGCAAACATGCGAGGATATCCATGATGAAGAGTTTCACAAGAGTGAATATGTAGAGAATGTATTAGAAATAAGTGGATCCGAGGTTCAACCAAATTGCAATGGGCATGTTGTACAGGAAATGGAGAGAGAAGATGAATATAAAGTAAATTCGAAGATGAACGTGGTTTTGGAAGGTACAAGAAAAACATGCATTGAACCTTCTCAAAAAAGTAACGGATGTCTATGCACGAAGGACGGTGAGCATTCAGAGGAGAAAGTGGAGGACGAGACGGAGGTATACCAAGAGGAGAAAAGTACGAGTGAAAAATGTCTGGAAGTATCTTATTATAATAACCAATTGCACGAAGAAGATTTTGTACGTTCCGAACCTACATCGAATAGTGAGATTGTGCTGGGTTTGATGGCTGCGTCAAATTGTCCATGGAGGAAGGGAAAAGGTGTTTTTAAGCGTAAATCAGAAGGTGGTATGAGTGAAAGAAAACCTTCTCAACAAAGCAATGGATGCCAAGGCATGGGGGATATTGGAATTTCAGAGGAGACAGTGGGGACGGAGATGGTGGTATACCAAGCGAAGAAAAGTCCGGGTAAAAAATGTATAGATGTATCTTATTGTCATAACCAATTGCACAAAGAAGTTCTTGGAATTTCAGAACGTACTATGGATAGGGTGGTTGTGCTGGGTTTGATGGCTGCGTCAAACTGTCCATGGAGGAAGGGAAAAGAGGTCTCCATGCGTAAACCAGAAGATGGTGCAAGTGAAAGTAAACCTTCTCAAGAAAGCAATGGATGCCAAGGCACAGGGGGTGTTGGACATTCAGAGGAGAAAGTGGGGAAGGAGATGGTGGTATACCAAGTGAAGAAAAGTCCAGGTGAAAAATGTATAGATGTATCTTATTATCATAACCAATTGTACAAAGAAGTTCTTGGAATTTCAGAATGTACTATGGATAGGGTGGTTGTGCTGGGTTTGATGGCTGCGTCAAGCTGCCCATGGAGGAAGGGAAAAGAGGTCTCCATGCGTAAACCAGAAGATGGTGCAAGTGAAAGTAAACCTTCTCAAGAAAGCAATGGATGCCAAGGCATGGGGGGTGTTGGACATTCAGAGGAGAAAGTGGGGAAGGAGATGGTGGTATACCAAGCGAAGGAGACCCTGGGTGAAACATGTTTGGAAATATCTTATTATAATAACCAATTGCACAAAGAAGATTTCGAAAGTTCGGAACTTACTTCAGATACAGTGGTTGTGCTGGGTTTGATGGCTGCATCTAATTGTCCGTGGAGGAAGGGAAAAAGGGTCTCCAAGCACAAAGCAAAAGGTGGTACAAGTGAAAGTGTACAAAACACACTTGATTTGAAATGCCAACTAGAAGGATCCAATACTGTGTTGACAAAAGTTGACTCAGACATTGGAAGAAAGTCTGTAAAGAAGATTTTTCGTAAAGCACGAAAGAGTGCTTATCAAGGTACAAGTCTGTTCTGGGATGAGGAGTATTCTCTCGAGCATGACCCTGAGGATCTTCATGTGACTCCAAGATCATGTTATTCAGATGTATCCCCTCATATGTTTAGTCCTAGTAGTACAACTAGTAAAAATCATGAGAACAATGCAATTGTCAACCGACACATGGTGAAGGAGACATTGCGTCTGTTCCAGGCTCTTTGTAGGAAGCTCTTGCGGGAGGAAGAAGGTAAGTCAAAGGAAGGAGGAATTTCTCGCCAAAAAATTGATTATTCAGCTTTAAAGATCCTCAAGGATAAAGGAAAATATGTAAATATGGGCAAACACATTGGAGCTGTCCCGGGAATTGAAGttggtgatgagtttcataaccGAGTGGAACTTACTATTGTTGGCCTTCATCGGCTGCCTCAGGGTGGTATAGATTATGTGAATCATTGTGGCAAGATCCTTGCAACTAGTATCATTGCATCTGGTGGCTATGCTGATGATTTGAATGATTCAAATTCCTTGATTTATACAGGCCAAGGAGGAAATGTGATGAAGACTTATAAGGAACCCGAAGATCAGAAGCTTGAACGGGGAAACCTTGCTTTGGAGAATAGTCTGCATGAAAAGAATCCTGTTAGAGTGATTCGTGGTTCTGAATCCTCAGATGGAAAGAGTAAGACGTATGTATATGATGGACTATATTTGGTAAAGAAACGTTGGCAGGAATTGGGGTCTCATGGTAAGCttgttttcaagtttcaactggACAAAATTCGAGACCAAGAGCTTGCTCGGAAAGAAGTGAAGAAGTCCAAAATAATTCAAGTTCAGGAAGGTCTCTGCATTGACGATATTTCGCTAGGGAAAGAGTTAATTCCTATTTCCGCTGTGAATACCATAGATGATGAGAAACCTCCAACATTTGTATACATAACTAGCATGCTGTATCCTGATTGGTGCCGTCCAATTCCTCTCAAGGGTTGCAGCTGTATTGTTGAATGCTCAGATTCTGAGAAATGTTCTTGTGCAGTTCAGAACGGAGGTGAGATCCCGTATAACTTTGATGGTGCTATTGTTGAAGTAAAGCCCCTTGTGTATGAGTGTGGTCCTTCTTGCAAGTGCCCTCCGTCTTGTTATAATAGAGTTAGTCAGCATGGTATCAAATTTCAGcttcaaatttttaaaacagAATCAAGGGGTTGGGGATTGAGATCACTAAATTACATTCCTTCGGGAAGTTTTATATGTGAGTATATGGGAGAGCTTCTTGAAGAGGAGAAAGCTGAAGAAAGAATTGGTTATGATGAGTATCTGTTTGATATTGGGAATAACTACAATGACAATAATCTTTGGGATGAACTTTCAACCCTCATGCCCGATGCGCTGTCAAGTTCGTTTGAAGTTGTGTACGATGGTAAATTCACCATTGATGCAGCAAAGTATGGAAATGTGGGAAGATTTATTAACCATAGTTGTTCCCCTAATCTTTATGCCCAAGATGTTCTCTATGATCACAATGAAAATAGAATTCCTCACATTATGTTCTTTGCCGCTGAAGACATTCCCCCGATGCAAGAGTTGACTTACCATTACAATTATACGATAGATTCGGTTTATGATTCCAATGGCAATATAAAGAAGAAGAGTTGCTGTTGTGGTTCGCCGGACTGTACTGGCAGGCTGTACTGA